In Phacochoerus africanus isolate WHEZ1 chromosome 2, ROS_Pafr_v1, whole genome shotgun sequence, one DNA window encodes the following:
- the OLIG3 gene encoding oligodendrocyte transcription factor 3, giving the protein MDEMYLRDHHHRHHHHQESRLNSVSSTQGDMVQKMPGESLSRAGAKAAGESSKYKIKKQLSEQDLQQLRLKINGRERKRMHDLNLAMDGLREVMPYAHGPSVRKLSKIATLLLARNYILMLTSSLEEMKRLVGEIYGGHHSAFHCGTVGHSAGHPAHAANAVHPVHPILGGALSSGNASSPLSAASLPAIGTIRPPHSLLKAPSTPPALQLGSGFQHWAGLPCPCTICQMPPPPHLSALSTANMARLSAESKDLLK; this is encoded by the coding sequence ATGGACGAGATGTATCTGAGGgaccaccaccaccgccatcaccaccaccaggaGAGCCGCCTCAACTCGGTCTCATCCACGCAGGGCGATATGGTGCAGAAGATGCCCGGGGAAAGCCTCTCGCGGGCCGGCGCCAAGGCCGCGGGCGAGAGCAGCAAGTACAAAATCAAGAAGCAGCTGTCGGAGCAGGATCTACAGCAGTTGCGGTTGAAGATCAACGGACGCGAGCGCAAGCGGATGCATGACCTGAACCTCGCCATGGACGGGCTGCGCGAGGTCATGCCATATGCGCATGGGCCCTCGGTACGCAAGCTCTCCAAGATCGCCACTCTCCTGCTGGCcagaaactacatcctcatgctCACCAGTTCCCTGGAGGAGATGAAGAGGTTGGTTGGTGAGATCTATGGGGGCCACCACTCGGCCTTCCACTGCGGGACCGTGGGCCACTCGGCCGGCCATCCGGCGCACGCCGCCAACGCCGTGCACCCGGTGCACCCCATCCTGGGCGGCGCGCTCTCGTCCGGCAACGCGTCGTCACCGCTGTCCGCCGCCTCGCTGCCCGCCATCGGCACCATCCGGCCTCCCCACTCGCTCCTCAAGGCGCCCTCCACGCCACCCGCGCTGCAGCTGGGCAGCGGCTTCCAGCACTGGGCCGGGCTGCCCTGCCCCTGCACCATCTGCCAgatgccgccgccgccgcacctGTCCGCTCTCTCCACCGCCAACATGGCCCGGCTGTCGGCCGAGTCCAAGGACTTGCTCAAGTGA